In the genome of Natronorubrum daqingense, the window TCGTGAGCACGGTCGAGTGCGTTCCTGAGCACGCGACGCGGGTCGCCCTCGAATGGCTCGCCCGAGGTCGTGTTGTAGACGTCACAGATCATTCGGGCGGACGCACCATCCTCACGGTTTCGCCACGGGAGAATCGCAAACGTGTTCGGGTCCGGAACCAGACGCATGTCCGATTCCTGGATGCGAACGAACCCTTCGATCGACGAGCCGTCGAAGTAAATACCTTCGGCGAACGCTTTTTCGGCCTGTCGGGCTGGCACTGAGACGTTTTTTACAGTGCCAAGAATATCGGTAAATTGCAGTCGCAGGAAGTCGATATCGTTCTCCTCAATGTCGTCGAGTACGGCCTGTTCGGCCTCAGTGATGTTTCCGCTTGTCATCTTCTCGTCGTCCTACCCAAGTAACTCTGCTACTAAAACCCTACTGCTCCAAGCAAATCTTCTCTCTCCCCTCTGGAATTGTATATTCGTAAAGTTCTAAAGGGTCGAGTGAGAGGGTAGATGTGATGACGTACGAAAATCTCGATGCAAAACTAGTGAATGCACTCTTGGGTGACGGTCGCGCGAGCCTCCGTAGCCTCGCCGAAGAGCTCGACGTCTCTGTCACCACGGTTTCGAATCATCTCTCGGATCTCGAGGAGGATGGCGTAATCGAGGGCTATACACCGCGTGTCGATTACGACGCGGTCGGATACGACGTCACCGCCGTTATTCAGCTTCAGGTCGAAGGGAACGCGCTCCCGGACATCACCGAAACGCTTCGCGATCACCGTCAGATGACCAGCGTCTACGAAGTGACCGGCGACTACGACGTGATCGCCATCGGCAAGTTCAAAGACACCGACGGGATGAACGATCAGATCAAGGCGTTGCTCACTGATCCAGATATCAAAGCATCGAACACGAGCGTCGTCCTCAACGCTGTCAGCGAAAACGAGCAGTTCGAACTCGACGTTACCGATACCTAATCGACCGGCAACAGATCGAAGGGCGGTTTTACCGTACGTTCCGACCACGGAGCGACTGCCACTCGAAAACTTCGGCCTCGAGTCCGTTTTCGATACGACACGTCGATCAATCGCGAGCGTTCGAATAGTGACGAGAGAACTCGACGCTACCGAAGATACAAGATTAGGAGGCCGAGTGCGAGAAGCATGAGTCCCCACCACAGCGAATCACCGGGCAGAACGATCAGGATGAGCGTGACGATACCGGACGAAAACAACGACCAGCCAATGGTAGTTTGATACGCCATAGGCGGCGTACACGAGCGAGTACGAACAACCATCGGCTTGCAACGCAAGTACGGTGTGACATCAAGCAGATTCGGGAGGACTCGAGTCAGTGAACGGTTGCTCGAGCGGTCGTAATCGCTATGCTGTTATCGGCGAGTGAGCGTTCGGCAAACCCCAATCACTGCTGTTCGCCGAGCGCTTCGGCCTAGGCCGACGACTGAAGTGGAGTGCGCAGCGCTACGAGCCGCTACGATCAAGCGAACGGCGCAGCCGTAAACTGAGAACGTTCCGCGTCTCCTAACGGAAGAAAGAAGCTTTTGCACTGAATTTTGCTCGCGGGTCACTGTGTTCCCCGCTCGCTCTCAGCGATTCTCGTTCATCGCGGTCGCTCCGAATCGCTCCTACATCATGCCGCCCATGCCGCCGCCCATGCCGCCCATGCCACCGCCGGGTGCGCCTTCTTCGTCGCCACCCTTGTCGGTGGAGAGGTCGCCGGCGGAGATGATGTCGTCGATTTTGAGCACGAGGTTGGCCGCTTCGGACGCGGAGGTAACGGCCTGCTCTTTGGCGTGTGCCGGCTCGACGACGCCTGCTTCGTACGTATCCTCGATATCGCTCGAGAAGACGTTCAATCCGGCCTGTACGTCGCCGTCGTCGTGTGCTGCGCGCAGGTCGACGAGCGTGTCGATGGAGTCGAGGCCGGCGTTCTCGGCGAGCACGCGGGGGACGAGTTCGAGCGAGTCCGCGAAGGCCTCGACGGCGAGTTGCTCACGACCGGAGACGGAGTCGGCGAAGTCGCGCAGTCGGGACGCCAGTTCGACTTCGGTTGCACCGCCGCCTGCGAGCACGCGGCCGTCGGAGACCGTCTGTGCGACGACGTCGAGGGCGTCGGTGACGCCGCGCTCGAGTTCGTCGACGACGTGGTCGGTCGAGCCACGAAGGAGGAGGGTCACGCCGTGGGCGTCCTCGCCTTCGACGTAGAACAGTTCGTCTTCCTCGTCACGGGTAACGTCACCGTAGCCGAGGTCGTCCTCGCTCGCGCTCGAGAGGTCGGAGACGATGCTCGCGCCGACGACTTCCGAGAGGAACTCGAGGTCGCTCTTCTTGGCGCGGCGGATGGCGAGGATGCCCTCCTTCGCGAGGTAGTGCTGTGCGAGGTCGTCGATCCCCTTCTGACAGAAGACGATGTCTGCGTCGAGGTCGACGATCTGCTGGACCTTCTCCTTGAGCTGTTTCTCCTCGCGGTCGAGGAACTGCTGGAGTTGGTCGGGGTCGGTGACGGAGACTTCCGTGTCGACGTCAGCCTCCTCGACCTCGATGGACTGGTTGAGCAACAGGACGTCGGCGTCCGTCGCCTCAGTCGGCATGTTGTCGTGGACGGGGTCCTTGTCGACGATGCCGCCCTCGAGGAGGTCAGATTCGCCGGTTGCGCGGCCGGTCTGGGTCTCGATGTTGAGGAACTCGAGGTCGACGACGTTGTCGCCATCCTCGGTTTCGACGGTAACCTGACTGACGGCGTCGACGATGAGTTGGGCGAGGTGTTCCTTGTTGACCTCGGTGCCCTTGCCGGTCATCGACGTTTCGGCGGTCTTCCGGATGAGTTCCTCGTCCGTCGTGTCGATGTCGGTCGCGATATCGTCTACTTCCTCGCGAGCCTGCTCTGCGGCCATGTGGAAGCCTTTGATGATCGCCGTCGGATGGATGTCCTGTTCGAGGAGATCCTCCGCGTTCTTGAGGAGTTCGCCGGCGATTGCGACGGCGGTCGTGGTCCCGTCACCAGCCTCATCCTCCTGCGTTTCGGCGACCTCGATAATCATCTCGGCCGTCGGGTTGTCGATGTCCATCTCCTGGAGGATGGTGACGCCGTCGTTGGTGATCGTTACCGATCCCATCGAGTCGACGAGCATCTTGTCCATCCCTTTCGGACCGAGTGTCGAGCGGACGGCCTCGGCGACTGCACGGGCCGCGCTGATGTTGTAATCCTGCGCGTCTTTGTCCTTGACACGCTGGGAATCTTCGCTCATCACGATCATCGGCTGTCCCTGCTGCATTCGCTGGCTCATAGTCAGCTGATTCATTGATTGCCCTTCTATATATATTCTTCGCTATTCGATATTGACACATGATAACATACGAAAGACGGTATTGCCGAAGAACCCCCGTAACGGACGCCGACCACCGCCATCACGTGCTCAGTGAAACCAGTTCACAGAACCCGTCACGAAACGGGATTACCCCGCACATTTAAATACGAGTTAGATTGCGGTCACACCGGAACGACCAGCGCGACACGGAGACGCCCCCGACGTCAGGACTCGAGCGGTTCGACTAAGGAACGGTCGTCGACTGTCGGGTTGTTGACCGCCGTGGAAACGGGATACGCGCGCATGTCGGCTGCGGAAATCGGCTCGAGAAGATTCGACGGATCGTCGGCCGTCAGCCACTCCCGTTCGGCCGCTGGCTCGAGAATAACGGCCATTCGATGGTGAAGGTCCTCGACGACCGCGTTCGGCTCCGTCGTGATGATAGTAAAGGTCTCGAGTGAACCATCGTCGTCCTCGTCGGTTTCGACACCGCCACCGAAGCTGTCGAGGCCCGCCTGCGTCGTCTCGTCGTCCGGTTCCCAGCGCGTCCAGAGACCCGCCAGCGCGAACACCCGATCGTCCTCGAAACAGACCCTGTAGGGCTGTTTTCCGTCGTCGGTCTCGACCCACTCGTAGAAGCCATCCGCGGGAACCAGACACCGACCCGCCGACGGCAAGTCGTGTTCGCCGTCGCGTTGCTCCGAAGCGCTTGGGCGGCGTTCGTACGCGTCTCGAAAACTCGGCTTTTCGGCGACGGTTTCCGCACGCGCGTTGATGAGTCCGTCGCTGTCGTCGTCGGCCCACGAGGGAATCAGCCCCCACTCGAGTCGCCGAATCGTCTCGGGTGCGTCGTTCGTGATCACTGGGAGCTGTTGGCCCGGTGCCATGTTATATCGCGGACTGAACCCGCCACTCGAGTCCACAAACCGCGCGTCGAATCGGTCCTCGAGTTCAGTTTGTTCGACGAATAGCGTGTAGCGCCCGCACATACCCGAGTCTTCGCTCGCGACGCGTATAGCGTTGTTCGCTTCTAACGCCTGCCCCTCGGGACGATCCGTTGCATCGCGCACAACTCGGCTGGTATCGGCCCCGTACCACCTCGGACCACATCGGTAGGACCCGTGTTACGATACCCGGCCGCACCGGACATCTCGACGAGACTCCCATGACGGATCGATACGAACTCCTGGTGTGTCAAGACGGCCAACTCGAGATCCGCGACCCCGACGATCCCCGTCGCTGGATCACGACCGATTCGCCCATCGAGATCAGACGGTGATCGGTCGGTCACCGTCCGTCGACCGCAGCGTCATTCGATTGCTGTGAGTCGGTCGGTGAAATCGTCACGCTCGAGCCTGCTCGACGCCGTTCGGTGAGGCCGCAGTACTCTCGAGTGTGTACGACGGAGAAGACGCCGTGACTGGGAGTTGAACGACGCGAAACCGTTCGCGCACGTTCGTGGTTGTGACTCGAGAGTGTGAAATTACAGAAACGCCAGGACTGGGATTTGAACTACGTGAAGACGTTCCGGGCGTGCGGCCTCACTGCGTTCGGCCGTTCCGGGGCTGCGACTTCTCCTATTCAAATCCTGCTTTGTGGCGTTTCGCGATTTCGAATAACTCGCGTCGCGATGCGCCGCTCGTCGGTATTGAAATCGCGAAAACGCCAGGACAGGGATTTGAACCCTGAATCCCAAAGGGAACACGCTTTCCAGGCGTGCGCCTTACCGTTCGGCCATCCTGGCTCGAGTGAACGTAACCACGTCCGTCGTTTAACTCTTACTTTTACTGTCGCCGTCGTGTGATTGGGGATCATCCGACACGCGGCCGGCCATCCACGCGAGGAGTCGGTGCTCGAGCGCGTACGCACCGACTGCTGTCACCGCACCGACGCACGTCGCGACGAACACCCCCTGCGTGATCGACACCAGTGGCTCGACGACGAGGGCGTACCCTTGCACGAGCGTCAGAAACGCCGAGAAGCCGACGGCTCCCCACAGGAGCGCCGACAGTACACGCGAGCGATCGATTGGAGTGTTTGGAGCGAACACGCTCGAGCGCCTACTCGAGCGTCGCCACGGCTTCGATCTCGACGCCGACGCCCTTCGGGAGGGCCGCGACCTCGAGTGCGCTTCGTGCGGGTGGCTCGTCGTCGAAGTAGTCGGCGTAGGTCTCGTTCATCGCCCCGAAATCGTCGATATCGTCGAGGAAGACGGTGACCTTGAGGACGTCCTCGGCCGTCGCGCCGTCGGCCTCGAGCACCGACGTGAGGTTGTCCAGCGCCTGCTCGGTCTGGGCTTCGATCGGTTCGTCCGCGAGGAGTTCACCGTCGGTCGTCAGGGGAATCTGGCCGGCGGTGAACAGGAGCGAACCGTCGGTGGTCGCCTGGCTGTACGCGCCGACCGCAGCGGGTGCGTCGTCGGTCTCGATGACACGTTTCATACACGACGTATATGGTCGAGTACGCTTAAATCGGTCCGTCGTCTCGAACGGCGTCGAAAAGAACACAAAGTGAGACTCGCGAGCGATCCAGTTAGGCCAGAATGTCCACGGCGTATCCCGCTTCCCGCAGATCCGAGAGAAACGCGTCGACGTGATCTGGCCCGCGCATCTCGAGTTCGATCTCGACTTCTGTATCGCTCATCTCGACCTCGCGGGACGTACGGTCGTGATGAATCGCGTAGATATTCGCTCGATGTGCGGTGAAGATGTCGAGCAGGTCCTCGAGCGCGCCGGGGCGGTCTTTGAGCACCGTCCGAATCTTCAGATACCGACCCGTCTCGACGAGGCCGCGGACTACAACGTTCGTCAACTGGTTGAGGTCAATATTGCCCCCCGAGAGGACGGGCACGATCGTCTCGTCCGCCTCGTACTCGAAGGATTCGAAGAGCGTCGCCGCCAGCGGAACCGCCCCTGCACCCTCGACGAGCGTCTTCGAGCGCTCGAGGAGGTAAACGAGCGTGACGGCGATTTCCGAATCCGAGACCGTGACGACCTCGTCGACGTACTCCTGTATGTACGGAAACGTGTGTTCGCCGACGCGCCGCGTTGCGATTCCGTCCGCGATGGTGTCGACGCCATCGAGGGAGATTCGCTCGCCCTTCTCGAGTGACGACGCGGCGCTCGAGGCTCCTTCGGCTTGCACCCCGACGACGCGAGTCTCGGGGCGGCGTTCTTTGATCGCCGTCGCAATTCCGCTGATGAGGCCGCCGCCACCGATCGGGACGACGACCGTCTCCACGTCGGGACAGTCCTCGAGGATCTCGAGACCGATGGTGCCCTGACCTGCCATGATGTCTTCGTCGTCGAAGGCGTGAACGTACGTCCGGCCTTCCTCGCGTTCGATCTCGTGTGCGCGGTCGGCGGCTTCGTTGTAGTCGCACCCGGAGAGGACGACCTCCGCGCCGTAGTTCTTCGTCGCCTTCACCTTCGAAATCGGCGCGTGCTCGGGCATGACAATCTTCGAGTCCACGCCGGAACGCGTCGCCGCGAGTGCGACACCCTGGGCGTGATTCCCCGCGCTCGCGGTGACGACGCCGGCGTCCTTTTCCGCCCTCGAGAGCGTCGCGATCCGGTTCGTCGCGCCGCGGATTTTGAACGCGCCGGTTCGCTGAAAGTTCTCGAGTTTCAGTCGAACGTCGGCATCGGTCATCGACGAATACGTGTGTGAGTGCTCGAGCGGGGTGTGTCTGGACGTTTCGCGGACCCGTTCGCGTGCCTCGAGAATATCGGCGAGTGTGAGCATACACCTGACTACTCGGGACGTAGTGTAAGACTGTCGGGGATCGGCCGGTCGGTCGTCCCAGCCCCGGCCCCGACAGAATTGTGTTGCCAAAGGCAACACGACAGGGAATACAGGAAATGCACGGCGTGTGACGTGCAGATGAAGAAGGGAACGCGGTGCATATAAAGCTCATGGCTCCACGGTGAAAGTGAAAACGCCAGACTGGAGCGGTGACGCGGCCGTGTCTGACACCTGGCAGACGGTCGTCGTTCGTGATATATCAACACGGTATAGCGTATCATGCTGGTGATGAGTCTGGCTGTGCCATTCGTCGTGAACGTAATCGACAGGAAAATGGCCGGGGCCGAGTGCCCGGTCGTAAACGGTACTTATCGGTCCTCGAGCGGGACGAACTCCTGGTCTTCCGGGCCGGTGTAACGCGAAAGTGGGCGAATGAGACGGTTATCCTCCTGATACTCAAGGACGTGACCGACCCAGCCGCCGACGCGGCTCATCGCGAAGATTGGCGTGTACATATCGATCGGAATGCCGAGTTGGTAGTAGACTGAGCCGGAGTAGAAGTCGACGTTCGGGGCGATTCCTTTCTCGGCGAGTCCCTGTTCCTCAGAGAGGTACTGTTCGATGGTGGTGGTGTAATCGTACCACTTGCTGTCGCCTTCGTTGGCGAGTTCCTTGCTTCGTTCCTGCAGGATCTCCGCACGCGGGTCCTTGACGTTGTAGACGCGGTGACCGAAGCCGGGAATTCGTCGTCCCGCTTCGTTGGCTTGCTCGACCCACTCGCGGTGATCGAGGTCGCTCTCGTCGATTTCGAAGAGGACCTCCATCACGTCCTGATTCGCACCGCCGTGGAGTGGACCGGAAAGAGCGCTCACGCCGCCGGTGACGGCGCTGTAGATGTCGGCCATCGTCGAACCGATCACCATCGACGTGAACGTCGAGGCGTTCAGGCCGTGGTCTGCGTGCAAGATGAGCGCCTGATCGAACGTTTCGGCGTGGATGTCGCTTGGCTCCTCGCCGGTGAGCATGTAGAGGAAATTCGCCGCGAGCCCCAGCTCTGGGTGGGGGTCGACGGGCTCTTCGTCGAGTCGGTAACGTTCGAAGGCCGCGAGCGCGGTCGGAATCTTCGCGGTGATCCGACGACCCTTTCGAAGCGTCGCCTCGAGATCTTCGGGGTCGGCATCGGTCTCGGGTTCGGACGCCGAGAGCATCGAGACCGCAGTCCGGAGTGCGGCCATCGGCTGTTCGTCGGCTGTCGCGAGGCGTTCCATCGTTTCGAGGACGTCCTCGGAAACGTCGCGTTCTTCGTTGATCGCGGCGGTGAACGACTCGAGTTCATCCGCGCCTGGGAGTTCGCCGTGCCAGAGGAGATAGAGGACTTCCTCGTAGCTCGCGCCGCGAGCGAGTTCCTCGATCGAATACCCTCGATAGATCAGCCGACCGGCGTCACCATCGATCGAGCTGAGCCCGGACTCTGCAACAAGGACTCCCTCCAGTCCTTTCTTGAGATCGTCAGCCATAGTGGGAGTTTCGCACCCCGGTGGAAAAGTATTGTCGTTTGGTCGCCGTGACCGTCTATCACGGGCGATGTTTCCGTTTCGTTCAGGATATTCGAACAATTGAGCAGTCCATTCGGGTTTGGAAGTAGACACCCGTACACCCATTAGAAGAGTGAATGGATTATTTTCATTATTTTTCGGGGAGTACACCATCACGGATAGTGACAGAAATCGCCACACCGCGGCGGTGATAGACGGAACGATCGTTCACCACGACAGGAGACGTCGTAGTTCGGGACGAGAAGAGTCGCGCTCGAACGCCGAGCCGTTCGCGTTAGGATCGCTTGCCCAGTTTCTCTCGGCTGATCCGGACGCCGGTCGGCGTGATGATCATCTGATCGTCGCCTTTTCGAACGATGTCGCCGTCGACTTCGTGCGCGACTTGGCGGAGTTCGTCGACGATGTGTTCGACGGTGGCGTCTTTCGTCCGCAGTCGCGTGATGTCGGCGATGACGATGTCACCGTCGTAGACGGCGTCTTTGATGTCGATCGCATCGGCCTGTCCGCTGACCTCCGCGATGTGTACCTGCATGGCTGCCTCGGCCGATTCCGACGACACGTCGTCGAGGTCCAATTCGACGTAATCCTCGGCAGCCCGCGAGTCGCCCCCGCCGAGAATTTTACTCATAAATCCCATTGGCGTAACCCACCGCCGCCGCCAGTATAGTTCTTACGTCAGACGGTCCCGAGCGCGCACCGATCACGGTCGGTGCTCACGCGGAGGACGACGACAGCCACGTTCCTCGAGAGCCCGGGCAATACGTGTCCGACAGGAGCCATCGAGCGCTCGCGTCCGACTACGAGGTTTTGCCAGCACGTATTTATCCAAAACGGAAGTATAGTGACGCGATGACGTTCAGCATCTGCGTCCGCGAGCGCTACGAGACAGACGACGGAGAGAGCCACCATCGATTCGGCGTCGCCGTGACGACGCGCCTCCCCGGCGTCGGCGCGCTCTGTCCGTTCGTCAGCGAACACGGAGCCGTCGCGACACAGAGTCTCGTCAACGTCGAACTCGGCGAGCGGGGTATCGAGTACGTCGACGAGGGACTCGCCGTCGACGATTCGATCGAAGCGCTGCTCAACACCGACGACGGCGCACCACAGCGACAAGTTCACGGCGTCGACCGCGACGATTCGTTTGCGTTCTCCGGCGAGGAGTGCGTCGACTGGTTCGGCCACCTCGAGCGAGACCACGCGACCGTCGCCGGAAACATGCTGACCGGCGAGGACGTCCTCGAGTCGGTCGCGACGACGTACGAGGACCACGCGGTTCACGAGGCGACGGATCGATCGACCGGCCCGGGTGCCGTGGTCGCCGACACCGAGACCGAACCGCTGGCGAAGCGACTGATCGACGCGCTCGCTGCGGGCCATCGGGAAGGTGGCGACAAGCGCGAGGAGTTGTCCGTTCAGAGTGCGGCCGTCGTCGTCGAGTCGACGGAGTCCCACGAGTGGGAGCCCCCGTACAACGATTTGCGAGTCGACGCGACTGAGACGCCGATCGAGTCGCTCCGCGAGACGTACGACCTCGCGGTGATGGGCTACGAGGCGACGCTCGAGCGCTACAGCGACGCCTTCGAGGAAGATTCGTTAGCCGAAGCGACCGACTGAGAGACGGGTCAAAAACGTTGATTCGCTGCGTTAGCCGCTAAATTCGTAGAGGTCATCGCCGACGTGGTGAAGCGAGTCGACCACCTTTCCCTCCTCGCCGGCCATCTCCGCGCCGTCGACTCGAGCGCGGCCGACGGCGAGGACCTTGCCGTGTGATTCTTCGGCGATGACGACCAGATCGTCGGGAGAGATGTCCTCGGTCGCCTCGGTGATGCCCGGTCGCATCACGTCCGCGCCGTCGCTGACGAACGAGATCGCACCGGCGTCGACGGTCACGACGCGTCGGTCCGGACCGTACGCGTTCGCCCCTCGCACGGTCACGAACGGCTCCTCGTCGAAGTAAGCGACCTGTGGCTCGCCGTCGATGAGGACGACCTCCCAGTCGGTGTCTTCGAACTCGACGCGCTCGTAGGTATCACCGTCGGGGGAGACGCCGAGTTGGTCCTCGAGCGTTCCCTCTACGTCCGAAACGGCATCACTTCGGAGGTGATGTCGAGATTTGACCTGCATACCCGTAGTATCGCACGTGTGCATTTAACAGATTAGATTCGTCTCGAGGCCGACAGCGGTCGCCACGCAGCCACTGGCAGGTCACCGAAATCGAAAGACCGGTCGCTCGAATACTCACCGCCGCCAAGGAGTGTGCTAATTGCTAAATAATAGCATGGCGTTCTCTCTAGTATGTGGCCTTCCCGAACGCAGACTGAGACGGTCACGTGTCTCGCCTGCGGCGATCAGGTGACGCGATCGATGGCCCGAGAGTACGACAAATACGGTGATCGGTGGAATCGTGAAGAGAAGGCGTTCGAGTACCTCTGTAAGTCCTGCGACGACGAACTCTGTCGACAGCCCCGCGAGGACCTCGAGGACCTCCTCGTCGAGACGCGCGCCGGCGAAACCGACCGCGAGAGCTTTCTCTCGCGGTACCTCCACACCGTCGAAGAGCGATACGGCAGACTCGAGGAAGAGTCCTGAGCGTGCGCGGGCAGAGACGGGCGGTCGCTACTGACAGCCACCCTGTCCTCAAACGGCTGTCCCCGACGCTCGAGAGAGGAGATGGCGACGGGTCGAGTTCCCGCCCCGGCGTCCCGACACGACTTTCACCCTTTCGTCCGTAGGCCACGCTATGAGTGACGACGCACAGGCCGAAGCCGGCACGGCCGAAGGGCAGGGCCCCGTCGAGGTCAGCGAAGAAGTGGCACGCCATCTCGAGAACAAACGCGACGAACTCTTCGAGAAACTCGAAATTCGCGACGAGTTCCCTCCGAACGTGATCGAGGAGGCCGAGGAACGAACCGACGGCGTTCAAGCGGAGATCGAGGACGAAATCGACGAGCGCGAGGATCTCCGGGATCTGACGACGTGGACGACGGACCCCATCGATGCACAGGACTTCGACGACGCGCTCTCGATCGAAGAGCGCGAGGACGAGTACGTCCTCTGGGTTCACATCGCCGACGTAACCCACTACGTCAATCCCGAGACGGCGATGTGGGACGAGGCCGTCGAGCGCGGGAACACGGTCTACCTGCCGGGCTACACCATCCACATGCTGCCGCCCGTCCTCGCCGAGACCGTCTGCTCGCTCGTTCCCAACGAGGACCGACTGGCACACACCGTCGAGATGCACCTCGACAAGGAGACGCTCTCGTACGACGACATCGAGATCTACAAGTCCGTCATCGAGTCCGACGAGCGACTCACCTACAGCCAGGCCGAGAACCGACTCGAGGATCCCGACGCGCCCCTCCACGAGGAGAACAAACTGGTCCACGAGGTCGCCGACCGAATGCACGAGATCCGTAAGGAGGACGGCTCGCTCGTGCTCAACCCGGCCCGCGACCGCGCCCACACCATCATCGAGGAGTGCATGCTCAAGGCCAACAAGGCCGTCACGCACGAACTGATGTGGAATCGCGGCGTCGAGGCGATGTACCGCGTCCACCCACAGCCCAGCCCCGACGAATGGTCGAAGGCGCTCCAGGAGATTCAGGACTTAGACGGCGTCTCGATCCCCGGTAGCACGTGGGACGATCCGCGAAAGGCCGTCAACGCGACGCTCGAGGACGCCCCGGGTCGCCAACTCGACAAGATCCAGTGGGCCGTGATGAAGGTGATGCCCCGCGCGAAGTACATGAACGACCCCTTCGGCGGCCACCACGCCCTGAACTTCGAAATCTACGGCCACTTCACGAGCCCGATCCGCAGGCTTAGCGACCTGATCAACCACTGGATCGTCTACCAGAACGACGTGCCCGAGAACCTGATCGAACTCTGCGATCGCGCGAGCGACAAGCAAAAGGACGCAGAGCAGTGCGAACGCGAGTACAAGACCTTCCTGCAGGAGGTCGGCCTCGATCCGATGGCGGTCAACAACCGCGGGATCGAGGTCGTTGATGACGACAAAGCTGAAAAGACGCTCTAAGCTGGGGCGATAACCTGCCTCACAGCGATTTTTCGTAGACGCACTCCTCGAGCCCGTCGGCCAGGTCGGTCGAGCGCACCTCGACGCACTCGAAACCGGCCGATTCGTAGAACGAAATACCGATTTCGTTGTCGGCGAGGACGGCGAGGCGGATTCGATCGAACGACGACTCGAGATCGGCCTCGAGTCGCTCGAGCAGCGTACTTCCTGCACCTGCTCGCCAGTAGTCTGGCCGAATGTACAAGCGCGCGAGGTACGCCACGGACCGATCCTCCGGCCACGGAACGACGTGAGCGAAGCCCAGACAGTCACCGTCGAAATCGGAGCCGGAGTCGCTCGGTTCCACTCGCTCGGTCCCCTCGGGCTCGAC includes:
- a CDS encoding ribonuclease catalytic domain-containing protein, producing MSDDAQAEAGTAEGQGPVEVSEEVARHLENKRDELFEKLEIRDEFPPNVIEEAEERTDGVQAEIEDEIDEREDLRDLTTWTTDPIDAQDFDDALSIEEREDEYVLWVHIADVTHYVNPETAMWDEAVERGNTVYLPGYTIHMLPPVLAETVCSLVPNEDRLAHTVEMHLDKETLSYDDIEIYKSVIESDERLTYSQAENRLEDPDAPLHEENKLVHEVADRMHEIRKEDGSLVLNPARDRAHTIIEECMLKANKAVTHELMWNRGVEAMYRVHPQPSPDEWSKALQEIQDLDGVSIPGSTWDDPRKAVNATLEDAPGRQLDKIQWAVMKVMPRAKYMNDPFGGHHALNFEIYGHFTSPIRRLSDLINHWIVYQNDVPENLIELCDRASDKQKDAEQCEREYKTFLQEVGLDPMAVNNRGIEVVDDDKAEKTL
- a CDS encoding GNAT family N-acetyltransferase gives rise to the protein MTRVVRRATSDDVWAVHETARESWHAAYDDILGPRFVDKVVDDWYAIGDLESAITDALERENATFLVVEPEGTERVEPSDSGSDFDGDCLGFAHVVPWPEDRSVAYLARLYIRPDYWRAGAGSTLLERLEADLESSFDRIRLAVLADNEIGISFYESAGFECVEVRSTDLADGLEECVYEKSL